From a single Mobula birostris isolate sMobBir1 chromosome 13, sMobBir1.hap1, whole genome shotgun sequence genomic region:
- the LOC140207085 gene encoding uncharacterized protein: protein MAHQRIHTGERLFTCSDCGKGFTRSSNLLAHQTVHTGERPFTCSECGKGFARSSNLQAHQAVHTAERPFTCSDCGKGFILSSQLKVHQRVHTGERPFTCSDCGKGFILSSQLKVHRQIHTADRLFTCSDCGKGFTRSCQLKVHQRIHTGEKPFTCSECGKGFTQSSHLQAHQSVHTGKWPYTCSDCGKGFTRSSGLKTHQSVHTGVWPFTCSECGKGFSQSSNLLAHQSVHTRERPFTCSDCGMGFTSSSNLLRHQSVHTGERPFTCSDCGKTFTQLSSLQTHQTAHTGKKPFTCSDCGRGFTHSSTLRRHQSVHTGEWPFTCSDCGKGFIGRFQLKVHRRVHTGERPFTCSDCGKGFTQLASLQAHQSVHSGEKPFTCSDCGKRFTQSSQLKAHQQVHTGERLFTCSDCGKGFTLSSHLLTHQSVHTGERLFTCSDCGKGFTLSSHLLTHQSVHTGERLFTCSDCGKGFTRSFQLKVHQRVHTGERPFTCSLCGKGFTQLASLQAHQSVHTGEKPFTCLDCGKGFTQSCHLKLHQRVHTGERPFICSVCGKGFTRSSDLLAHQAVHIGKRPFTCSD from the coding sequence atggctcatcagcgaattcacaccggggaacggctattcacctgctcggactgtgggaagggattcactcgctcatcAAACCTACTAGCTCACCaaacagttcacactggggagaggccgttcacctgctcagaatgtgggaagggattcgctcgcTCATCCAACCTGCAGGCACACCAGGCAGTTCACACAGcggagaggccgtttacctgctcagactgtgggaaaggatttattctgtcatctcaactgaaggtacatcagcgagttcacactggggagaggccattcacctgctcagactgtgggaagggattcattctgtcatctcaactgaaggtgcatcggCAAATTCACACTGCGGACagactgttcacctgctcagactgtgggaagggattcactcggtcatgtcaactgaaggtacatcagcgcattcacactggggagaagcctttcacctgctcagagtgtgggaaaggattcactcagtcatcccacctacaggcacaccagtcagttcacactgggaaatggccgtacacctgctcagactgtgggaaaggattcactaggTCATCTGGCCTAAAGACACAccaatcagttcacactggagtgtggccattcacctgctcagaatgtgggaagggattctctcaatcatccaaccttctggctcaccagtcagttcacaccagggagaggccgtttacctgctcagactgtgggatgggattcacttcatcatctaacctactgagacaccagtcagttcacactggggagaggccgttcacctgctcggattgtgggaagacattcactcagttatccagcCTACAGACACACCAGACAGCCCACACTGgaaagaagccattcacctgctcagactgtggaagaggattcacacactcatccaccctacggagacaccagtcagttcacacaggggagtggccattcacctgctcagactgtgggaagggattcattgggagatttcaactgaaggttcatcgaagagttcacactggggagaggccattcacctgctcagactgtgggaagggattcacacagttagctagcctacaagcacatcagtcagttcactctggggagaagccatttacctgctcggattgtgggaagagattcactcagtcatctcaactgaaggcacatcagcaagttcacactggggagaggctgttcacctgctcagactgtgggaagggattcactttgtcatctcacctgctgacacatcagtcagttcacactggggagaggctgttcacctgctcagactgtgggaagggattcactttgtcatctcacctgctgacacatcagtcagttcacactggggagaggctgttcacctgctcagactgtgggaagggattcacccggtcatttcaactgaaggtacatcagagagttcacactggggagaggccattcacctgttcgttgtgtgggaagggattcacacagttagctagcctacaagcacaccagtcagttcacactggggagaagccatttacctgcttagactgtgggaaaggattcactcaatcatgcCACCTGAagctacatcagcgagttcacactggggagaggccattcatctgctcagtgtgtgggaagggattcactcggtcatctgacctattgGCACACCAGGCAGTACACATtggaaagaggccattcacctgctcagactga